A genome region from Anopheles stephensi strain Indian chromosome 2, UCI_ANSTEP_V1.0, whole genome shotgun sequence includes the following:
- the LOC118507101 gene encoding uncharacterized protein LOC118507101: MADLNRAKWKCLIFVAVALICSSEGKNILEVISVLDEDKVEAITADVAAEKRGEFKHPHRLQTFTSLTTRDNKAAYFHVFNSTARLVSDLQSVAWKDNQPVGSRLKRHAEATDADAPTGQPNAREDPIVAEKQIMHAPHKSSEFQAKIIREESDSDGQESIHLIQEGIKSRAPRVNFVTQQTKNILPSSEFRDSSNDKLIRELYRKPVKNLNYERYLPRTYDSFMATSQSPMYPRVYNRYDSFHYDMLNRMHPPAPHRYDHYYERRHDVESDSYFPRYKFPYYYYYPDRRYDVPLYYRDRNYLYTNDIEQSPHGIPVYNTLPLPTSMIRSSVPAMRNRRIIYFATLPEIVRPRPKDNLNHRLVQGNRYEPYNAGVSQSGIAYKDARPVKYDGKGDKYVSSKPIKIVREAIEAQTRTSLLRDSQDKRERQQQQQQPNSWSNIKESNRSPFVENNSFLERRRLFLH, translated from the coding sequence atggcagaccTGAACAGAGCAAAATGGAAATGTCTCATCTTTGTAGCAGTGGCGTTGATTTGTTCGAGTGAGGGAAAGAACATTTTAGAGGTCATTTCAGTGCTTGATGAGGACAAGGTAGAAGCAATAACAGCCGATGTAGCTGCAGAGAAAAGAGGAGAATTTAAACATCCCCACCGCCTCCAGACTTTCACTTCGCTTACAACCAGAGACAATAAAGCTGCTTACTTCCACGTATTTAATTCTACCGCACGTTTGGTGAGTGATTTACAATCAGTTGCATGGAAAGATAATCAACCTGTAGGCAGTCGTTTGAAACGCCATGCAGAAGCTACCGATGCAGATGCGCCCACAGGCCAACCGAATGCTCGTGAAGATCCAATTGTAGctgaaaaacaaatcatgcaTGCGCCGCATAAATCTTCAGAATTTCAAGCAAAAATTATACGCGAAGAAAGCGATTCTGATGGCCAGGAATCGATTCATTTAATACAAGAGGGTATAAAGTCACGTGCTCCGAGAGTAAACTTCGTCAcacagcaaacgaaaaacataTTGCCTTCTTCAGAATTTCGTGATTCATCAAACGACAAGCTGATACGAGAGCTGTATCGCAAACCAGTAAAGAACCTAAATTATGAACGTTACTTGCCTCGAACTTATGATTCCTTCATGGCAACATCTCAATCACCAATGTACCCCCGAGTATACAACAGATATGATTCGTTTCATTACGACATGCTGAATCGGATGCATCCTCCAGCACCACATCGGTACGATCACTACTACGAGCGTCGACACGATGTAGAAAGTGATTCTTATTTCCCTCGGTACAAATTTCCTTACTATTACTATTATCCCGACCGGCGTTATGATGTTCCGTTGTATTACAGAGATCGTAACTATCTGTACACAAACGACATCGAACAATCTCCACACGGAATCCCAGTGTATAATACGTTGCCCTTACCAACCAGTATGATTCGATCCTCCGTACCAGCAATGCGTAATCGtcgaataatttatttcgcCACATTACCAGAAATAGTTCGGCCGCGTCCGAAGGATAACTTGAACCATAGATTAGTGCAAGGAAATCGATACGAACCTTACAATGCTGGAGTATCTCAAAGTGGGATTGCATACAAAGACGCTCGGCCTGTGAAATACGACGGTAaaggtgataagtatgtgAGTTCTAAACCAATTAAAATTGTGCGTGAGGCAATTGAAGCGCAAACTAGAACGTCTTTACTTAGAGATTCCCAGGACAAGAGGGaaaggcaacagcaacaacaacaacccaacAGCTGGAGCAACATTAAGGAATCGAATCGTTCACCGTTTGTTGAGAATAATTCATTTCTTGAGCGCAGGAGATTATTTTTACactaa
- the LOC118507099 gene encoding chromatin assembly factor 1 subunit A-A-like — protein sequence MEVTVPAVPQDGSKTSPGSNLRKMKQSRLPFQLLSTSTVKPSEELSEARKRKPSTEALDAGRVAKAGRVCEVNENGPTVSTKEKRNAKQPANNADEPSESAVCGSGVSLSTGKTKRQQKKLDADRIDSPKILIKLPIRKRKRNSVDKMKPKKKKAFGEEIMNFRGDIDETIILDDTDLSDDGADASGSNGSVSAKKELPTMENKQLYGAEKEDNKILASSSVEESEKRFAESNKIKIQTTSSSESLDTRGSNTAVGPSEGIVENESGNIMGLDTSSNIDSSEEDIYLLCTPDSKNFPNEDENKVRKLTPKQLARRQDYEKRRELKQQEKQEKRRKLQEERKEKAREKEEQERQRKKERVEKEDQKRREREEKEEMKRKDREEREEQKRKEREEKEEQKRKEREEKEKKRQAEIEQKNEEKRLKEEERRRKEEQKEEERKRKEEEKEAEEKRKQKVAQAFTSFFVKKSLNGGGPVKASDDENSVESSSVGVAMMSAGTGLGHSRFMPFCVKGDMRLAPTVRRVLQSVQRDNLDKMLHSAEGQQIFDRTHLYLELLKRKLHKPLKTDRTWNVEDDEETDDIMVVDENVCHQIEVDPGKLKEKYKTKFFLFVENRRPPYRGTWRKRSRYISARRPFVQDTECFDYEIDSDDEWEEEEPGESLDGSDDEKDVDPEEEYEVDNEFFVPHGHLSDEELHAAEEDGEIGDESMTQKFKLKFLQQEFVAEMKKKTEKIKPRLIGCVWERSLNGDDVEEANRFMECSVIIRKMLDDRAMLYNPDEPISFTRPSSKVCNGSSSAINEQDATDAMSPSKDLEKSSLKKVKITDDAIRDLARLMHGNVNNRKFLVREFHAFWASCNESVDLSLESIRNKIKEIAQWGTCRSAGPMEGKLCWTVERSVLQQYDLMDLTLPNEWKYHLQKRPRTEKQEKKTNLKQELRANVEKFNSATSKIDGHKEEVDGNSVNKVTKDQISNIDRSLNTLPEMEQMDKGKTKPSIVHDSGDSSHKGESNDTECPIATKSKKRVPLLMSVPRGQNINQSTRNSLISQFLRRESSIKTKPIIADVEKSDDAVIEID from the exons ATGGAAGTTACGGTTCCCGCAGTGCCGCAAGACGGCTCGAAAACTTCGCCAGGATCAAACCTTCgtaaaatgaaacaaagcCGGTTGCCTTTTCAACTTTTGTCAACATCAACGGTGAAACCTTCGGAGGAGTTGAGCGAAGCACGGAAGAGAAAACCGTCGACGGAAGCATTAGATGCCGGACGAGTAGCAAAAGCTGGTCGTGTATGTGAAGTTAATGAGAATGGTCCGACCGTGTCAACGAAAGAAAAGCGCAATGCCAAGCAACCTGCTAACAATGCAGATGAACCATCCGAATCAGCAGTGTGCGGTAGTGGTGTATCCCTGTCGacaggaaaaacgaaaagacaACAAAAGAAACTCGATGCTGATAGGATTGATTCGCCAAAAATTTTGATAAAACTCCCGATTCGAAAACGAAAACGTAATTCCGTAGATAAAATgaaaccgaaaaagaaaaaggcattTGGTGAAGAAATAATGAACTTTAGAGGTGACATTGATGAGACAATAATTTTGGACGACACCGACCTATCAGATGATGGTGCGGATGCGTCGGGAAGTAATGGTTCCGTGAGTGCGAAAAAAGAACTGCCTActatggaaaacaaacaactgtACGGTGCTGAGAAGGAAGATAACAAAATATTGGCTTCAAGCTCGGTagaagaaagcgaaaaaagatTTGCTGaatcaaacaaaatcaaaatacAAACAACTTCATCATCTGAATCTTTAGATACGCGCGGAAGTAACACGGCAGTTGGTCCTTCAGAAGGGATTGTTGAAAATGAATCGGGTAACATTATGGGGCTGGACACATCTTCCAACATTGATTCGAGCGAGGAAGACATTTATTTACTCTGCACTCCGGATTCAAAAAATTTTCCAAACGAAGATGAAAATAAGGTTCGTAAACTAACTCCGAAGCAGCTTGCTCGTCGTCAGGACTACGAAAAGCGCCGAGAACTGAAGCAACAAGAGAAACAAGAAAAGCGTCGCAAATTGCAAGAGGAACGCAAAGAGAAGGCTCGCGAAAAAGAGGAGCAAGAGCGACAGCGTAAAAAGGAACGCGTCGAAAAGGAAGATCAAAAGCGTAGAGAACGAGAGGAAAAGGAAGAGATGAAACGTAAAGATCGGGAAGAACGCGAGGAACAAAAGCGCAAAGAgcgcgaagaaaaagaagaacagaAGCGAAAAGAAcgcgaagaaaaagagaaaaaacgaCAAGCTGAAATTGAACAGAAAAATGAAGAGAAGCGcttaaaagaagaagaacgtcGCAGGAAAGAGGAGCAAAAGGAAGAGGaaagaaagcgaaaggaagaagaaaaggaagcagAGGAAAAGCGAAAGCAAAAGGTGGCGCAAGCTTTCACTAGCTTCTTCGTCAAGAAGTCGCTGAATGGAGGTGGTCCTGTAAAAGCTTCGGATGATGAAAATTCCGTCGAATCTTCGTCGGTAGGTGTCGCGATGATGAGTGCAGGTACGGGCTTAGGCCATTCGCGATTTATGCCGTTCTGTGTGAAAGGAGACATGCGATTGGCGCCAACGGTGCGTAGGGTTCTCCAATCGGTCCAGCGAGATAATTTAGATAAGATGTTGCATAGTGCAGAGGGCCAGCAAATATTCGATCGCACTCATCTCTATCTTGAGCTGTTGAAGAGAAAATTACATAAACCGTTAAAAACTGACCGTACGTGGAATGTAGAGGATGACGAGGAAACCGATGACATTATGGTTGTTG atGAAAACGTGTGTCATCAGATTGAGGTGGATCCGGGAAAATTGAAGGAAAagtataaaacaaaatttttcctCTTTGTGGAAAATCGTCGTCCACCGTATAGGGGAACTTGGCGTAAACGAAGCAGATATATTAGCGCACGTCGTCCCTTTGTGCAGGACACC GAATGCTTCGACTACGAAATCGATTCTGACGACGAATGGGAAGAGGAAGAGCCGGGAGAATCCCTTGACGGGAGTGACGATGAAAAGGATGTAGATCCGGAAGAAGAATACGAAGTGGACAACGAATTTTTCGTACCTCACGGGCACTTAAGTGATGAAGAGCTGCATGCAGCGGAGGAGGATGGTGAAATCGGCGACGAATCAATGACACAGAAATTTAAGTTAAAATTTTTGCAGCAAGAGTTTGTGGCggagatgaaaaaaaagacgGAAAAGATCAAACCCCGATTGATTGGCTGCGTTTGGGAGAGAAGCTTAAATGGTGACGACGTTGAGGAGGCAAATCGTTTCATGGAATGTTCGGTAATAATACGAAAAATGTTAGACGATCGCGCTATGCTTTACAACCCGGACGAACCGATCTCGTTTACACGGCCCTCTTCCAAGGTATGTAATGGGAGCAGTAGTGCGATAAATGAACAGGATGCGACAGATGCAATGTCGCCGAGTAAAGATCTTGAAAAATCGAGCTTAAAGAAGGTTAAAATAACAGATGATGCGATCCGCGATTTGGCTCGATTGATGCATGGAAATGTCAACAATCGCAAGTTTTTGGTCCGTGAGTTTCATGCTTTTTGGGCTAGTTGTAACGAGTCGGTTGATTTGAGTTTGGAGAGCATTAGGAACAAGATTAAGGAAATTGCTCAGTGGGGTACGTGTCGTTCGGCAGGACCGATGGAGGGAAAATTATGTTGGACAGTTGAGAGAAGTGTGCTCCAACAGTACGACCTGATGGATTTAACTTTGCCAAACGAATGGAAGTATCATTTGCAGAAACGTCCGCGtacagaaaaacaagaaaagaaaacgaatttGAAGCAAGAACTTAGAGCTAACGTTGAAAAGTTCAATAGCGCTACAAGCAAAATCGATGGCCACAAGGAGGAAGTTGATGGTAATTCAGTAAATAAGGTCACAAAGGACCAAATTTCAAATATTGATAGAAGCCTGAATACATTGCCGGAGATGGAACAGATGGATAAGGGCAAAACTAAACCATCGATCGTGCATGATAGCGGTGACAGTAGCCACAAAGGAGAAAGTAATGACACCGAATGTCCGATTGCCACTAAATCCAAAAAGCGTGTGCCTCTTCTGATGTCCGTCCCGCGTGGCCAAAACATAAATCAGTCAACGAGAAACAGCCTTATCAGCCAATTCTTGCGTAGAGAAAGTAGTATTAAAACCAAACCCATAATAGCGGATGTGGAAAAATCTGACGATGCAGTTATTGAAATAGATTGA
- the LOC118507761 gene encoding dual specificity mitogen-activated protein kinase kinase dSOR1-like isoform X2, producing the protein MSKMTKNKLNLTLPPGSVDVPAGQQTTPTPSFKTPSGTEYVIGKHNLLGKAKNSIDALTETLEELEMEESARKRIKVFLSQKEKIGELSDEDLEKLGELGSGNGGVVMKVRHIPTQLIMARKLIHLEVKPAIKKQIIRELKVLHECNFPHIVGFYGAFYSDGEISICMEYMDGGSLDLILKRAGRIPEAILAKITSAVLKGLSYLRDKHAIMHRDVKPSNILVNSSGEIKICDFGVSGQLIDSMANSFVGTRSYMSPERLQGTHYSVQSDIWSLGLSLVEMAIGMYPIPPPDAKTLDLIFQERGDDSSPGQSVIEPKPMAIFELLDYIVNEPPPKLEHNSFTDRFKNFVDLCLKKNPEERADLKTLMLLLVLES; encoded by the exons ATGAGTAAGATGACTAAAAACAAACTTAATTTGACGTTGCCGCCTGGTTCGGTGGATGTTCCCGCTGGGCAGCAAACAACGCCAACACCCTCCTTCAAAACGCCATCCGGAACCGAGTACGTCATTGGCAAACATAATCTGttgggaaaagcgaaaaacagTATTGATGCGCTCACGGAAACTTTGGAAGAACTTGAAATGGAAGAAAGTGCACGCAAACGCATTAAGGTATTTCTGAgccagaaagaaaaaatcggcGAGTTGAGCGACGAAGATTTGGAGAAGCTAGGCGAACTTGGTTCCGGAAACGGAGGTGTAGTGATGAAAGTGCGCCACATTCCCACTCAACTTATAATGGCTCGAAAGCTTATCCATTTGGAGGTTAAACCAGCGATAAAAAAACAGATCATAAGAGAACTGAAGGTATTACATGAGTGCAATTTTCCTCACATCGTTGGATTCTACGGTGCTTTCTACAGTGATGGAGAGATAAGCATCTGCATGGAGTATATGGACGGTGGATCGTTAGATTTAATCTTGAAACGAGCTGGAAGAATACCGGAAGCCATTTTAGCAAAAATTACATCCGCCGTTCTTAAGGGATTGAGCTACCTTCGCGATAAGCACGCCATTATGCACAGGGACGTCAAGCCGAGCAACATTCTGGTAAACAGTAGCGGAGAGATTAAGATATGTGATTTCGGCGTTTCCGGACAGCTAATCGATTCAATGGCCAACTCGTTCGTAGGAACTCGAAGTTATATGTCG CCCGAACGCCTTCAAGGTACCCATTATTCGGTCCAGTCCGATATATGGTCTCTAGGGCTCTCGTTGGTAGAAATGGCAATCGGAATGTATCCCATTCCGCCGCCAGATGCTAAAACATTAGACCTTATATTTCAGGAACGGGGAGACGATAGTTCCCCCGGTCAGAGCGTTATCGAGCCCAAACCTATGGCCATTTTCGAGCTGCTCGATTACATCGTAAATGAACCGCCACCTAAATTGGAGCATAATTCATTCACCGATAGATTTAAAAACTTTGTTGACCTTTGCCTGAAGAAAAATCCTGAGGAGCGAGCTGATTTGAAAACACTAATG TTGCTTTTGGTTTTAGAATCATGA
- the LOC118507761 gene encoding dual specificity mitogen-activated protein kinase kinase dSOR1-like isoform X1, producing MSKMTKNKLNLTLPPGSVDVPAGQQTTPTPSFKTPSGTEYVIGKHNLLGKAKNSIDALTETLEELEMEESARKRIKVFLSQKEKIGELSDEDLEKLGELGSGNGGVVMKVRHIPTQLIMARKLIHLEVKPAIKKQIIRELKVLHECNFPHIVGFYGAFYSDGEISICMEYMDGGSLDLILKRAGRIPEAILAKITSAVLKGLSYLRDKHAIMHRDVKPSNILVNSSGEIKICDFGVSGQLIDSMANSFVGTRSYMSPERLQGTHYSVQSDIWSLGLSLVEMAIGMYPIPPPDAKTLDLIFQERGDDSSPGQSVIEPKPMAIFELLDYIVNEPPPKLEHNSFTDRFKNFVDLCLKKNPEERADLKTLMNHEWIKNIETEDVDIAGWVCKTMDLAPSTPKRNASPFAN from the exons ATGAGTAAGATGACTAAAAACAAACTTAATTTGACGTTGCCGCCTGGTTCGGTGGATGTTCCCGCTGGGCAGCAAACAACGCCAACACCCTCCTTCAAAACGCCATCCGGAACCGAGTACGTCATTGGCAAACATAATCTGttgggaaaagcgaaaaacagTATTGATGCGCTCACGGAAACTTTGGAAGAACTTGAAATGGAAGAAAGTGCACGCAAACGCATTAAGGTATTTCTGAgccagaaagaaaaaatcggcGAGTTGAGCGACGAAGATTTGGAGAAGCTAGGCGAACTTGGTTCCGGAAACGGAGGTGTAGTGATGAAAGTGCGCCACATTCCCACTCAACTTATAATGGCTCGAAAGCTTATCCATTTGGAGGTTAAACCAGCGATAAAAAAACAGATCATAAGAGAACTGAAGGTATTACATGAGTGCAATTTTCCTCACATCGTTGGATTCTACGGTGCTTTCTACAGTGATGGAGAGATAAGCATCTGCATGGAGTATATGGACGGTGGATCGTTAGATTTAATCTTGAAACGAGCTGGAAGAATACCGGAAGCCATTTTAGCAAAAATTACATCCGCCGTTCTTAAGGGATTGAGCTACCTTCGCGATAAGCACGCCATTATGCACAGGGACGTCAAGCCGAGCAACATTCTGGTAAACAGTAGCGGAGAGATTAAGATATGTGATTTCGGCGTTTCCGGACAGCTAATCGATTCAATGGCCAACTCGTTCGTAGGAACTCGAAGTTATATGTCG CCCGAACGCCTTCAAGGTACCCATTATTCGGTCCAGTCCGATATATGGTCTCTAGGGCTCTCGTTGGTAGAAATGGCAATCGGAATGTATCCCATTCCGCCGCCAGATGCTAAAACATTAGACCTTATATTTCAGGAACGGGGAGACGATAGTTCCCCCGGTCAGAGCGTTATCGAGCCCAAACCTATGGCCATTTTCGAGCTGCTCGATTACATCGTAAATGAACCGCCACCTAAATTGGAGCATAATTCATTCACCGATAGATTTAAAAACTTTGTTGACCTTTGCCTGAAGAAAAATCCTGAGGAGCGAGCTGATTTGAAAACACTAATG AATCATGAATGGATCAAGAACATCGAAACGGAAGACGTCGATATTGCCGGATGGGTATGCAAAACCATGGATCTAGCACCGTCTACACCGAAAAGAAATGCGTCACCATTTGCAAATTAA